One Edaphobacter lichenicola DNA window includes the following coding sequences:
- the ftcD gene encoding glutamate formimidoyltransferase — MNPEAIVECVPNFSEGTDAAKVEQIVAATEVEGVRLLDWSLDTAHNRSVVTLAGSPTGIVEAAVRAAGKAAELINLTTQNGVHPRIGAADVIPFIPVSGASLADCAVLARQAGLLIWRRYGVPVYFYGAAAARPDRVLLEDVRRGQFEGLRDAALRDATRRPDIGGPELHATAGASAVGARSFLIAYNIHLQQPDIAAARAIARDIRAANGGLHGVKAIGVLANGRAQVSMNVTDFRVTPMHHVHATVQHLAQRHGVLIQDAELIGLIPQAAYEPDSDWVRQITGFDPDGKVLERRLHSPISWPQH; from the coding sequence ATGAACCCAGAAGCCATCGTCGAGTGCGTCCCCAACTTCTCTGAAGGCACGGACGCCGCCAAGGTCGAGCAGATCGTCGCCGCCACCGAGGTCGAAGGCGTGCGCCTGCTCGACTGGTCCCTCGACACCGCCCACAACCGCTCCGTCGTCACCCTCGCCGGCTCGCCCACCGGCATCGTCGAAGCCGCCGTCCGCGCCGCAGGCAAAGCCGCCGAGCTCATCAACCTCACCACGCAGAACGGCGTCCACCCCCGCATCGGCGCCGCCGACGTCATCCCCTTCATCCCCGTCAGCGGAGCCTCCCTCGCCGACTGCGCGGTCCTCGCCCGCCAGGCCGGCCTCCTCATCTGGCGCCGCTACGGCGTCCCCGTCTACTTCTACGGAGCCGCCGCCGCCCGCCCCGACCGCGTCCTGCTCGAAGACGTCCGCCGCGGCCAGTTCGAAGGCCTCCGCGACGCCGCCCTCCGCGACGCCACCCGCCGCCCCGACATCGGCGGCCCCGAGCTCCACGCCACCGCCGGAGCCTCCGCCGTCGGCGCCCGCAGCTTCCTCATCGCCTACAACATCCACCTCCAGCAGCCCGACATCGCCGCCGCCCGCGCCATCGCCCGCGACATCCGCGCCGCCAACGGTGGCCTCCACGGCGTCAAAGCCATCGGTGTCCTCGCCAACGGCCGAGCCCAGGTCAGCATGAACGTCACCGACTTCCGCGTCACTCCCATGCACCACGTCCACGCCACCGTCCAGCATCTCGCCCAGCGCCACGGCGTCCTCATCCAGGATGCCGAACTCATCGGTCTCATTCCCCAGGCCGCCTATGAGCCCGATTCTGATTGGGTACGTCAAATCACTGGCTTCGATCCCGACGGCAAGGTACTCGAGCGCAGACTCCACTCCCCCATCTCGTGGCCTCAGCACTAG
- a CDS encoding GyrI-like domain-containing protein, producing MIETPKVIEATALPMAFLPLKVPASEIRKVMIPGLNEVKAAVAAQGVAEAGPWFTHHLTKPKDTFDFEICVPVAAPIVAAGRVQAGVWPAMKLVRTVYHGDYSGLGTGWGEFEAWIAKNGYKTAEDLWERYLTGMEAGPDPANWRTELNRPLVGA from the coding sequence ATGATCGAGACGCCGAAGGTTATCGAGGCTACTGCACTGCCTATGGCCTTTCTTCCTCTCAAGGTTCCGGCCTCGGAGATACGGAAGGTCATGATTCCCGGGTTGAACGAGGTGAAGGCCGCGGTTGCCGCACAAGGAGTTGCCGAGGCCGGACCATGGTTTACTCACCACCTGACGAAGCCGAAGGATACCTTCGATTTCGAGATCTGCGTGCCGGTTGCCGCGCCGATTGTGGCTGCGGGCCGTGTGCAGGCTGGAGTGTGGCCTGCAATGAAGTTGGTGAGGACGGTCTACCACGGAGACTACTCTGGACTCGGTACGGGGTGGGGCGAGTTTGAAGCATGGATCGCGAAGAATGGGTATAAGACAGCAGAGGACCTGTGGGAGCGCTACCTGACCGGCATGGAGGCGGGTCCGGACCCGGCTAACTGGCGAACGGAGTTGAATCGTCCGCTTGTGGGTGCATAG
- a CDS encoding PspC domain-containing protein has product MFCSHCGNQVDPSSRFCPACGAPAAPAAAPPMGYYPSTTQLTRPRTNRMIAGVCAGFAIHYGWDLNLVRVLTALMIVLTGVGAIAYIAAWVIIPEAPYALPVKST; this is encoded by the coding sequence ATGTTCTGCTCCCACTGTGGCAATCAAGTCGATCCCTCCTCCCGCTTCTGTCCGGCATGCGGAGCCCCCGCTGCCCCTGCCGCCGCTCCCCCGATGGGCTACTATCCGTCCACCACACAACTCACCCGCCCGCGCACCAACCGCATGATCGCCGGCGTCTGCGCAGGCTTCGCCATTCACTATGGCTGGGACCTCAACCTCGTCCGCGTCCTCACCGCGCTCATGATCGTCCTCACCGGCGTAGGCGCCATCGCCTACATCGCCGCCTGGGTCATCATCCCCGAAGCCCCCTACGCGCTTCCCGTAAAGAGCACCTAA
- a CDS encoding DUF1569 domain-containing protein: MNSTLHRLQREIAFSLDGLDAVQTQLQPPSRPHKWTIQQIMEHLLLSYSGTELALNARLAKRAPTRAKPSIPQHLGQYTLIRLGYFPHGRKAPPMVTPAPTSHPLCGEDLTTAAAEHLAHLDVLCGEAEELFGTTCKFASHAVLGPLNVNQWRKFQLIHGEHHLKQILAIRKAHSLSPIEQPTHQA, from the coding sequence ATGAACTCAACCCTCCATCGCCTCCAGCGCGAGATAGCCTTCTCCCTCGACGGACTCGACGCCGTTCAAACGCAGCTCCAGCCACCCTCGCGTCCTCACAAGTGGACCATCCAGCAGATCATGGAGCATCTCCTCCTCAGCTACTCCGGCACCGAGCTGGCTCTCAACGCCCGCCTCGCCAAACGAGCCCCCACCCGCGCAAAACCCAGCATCCCCCAGCATCTCGGCCAATACACCCTCATCCGTCTCGGCTACTTCCCGCACGGCCGCAAGGCCCCGCCCATGGTAACGCCGGCTCCCACGTCCCATCCTCTCTGCGGCGAAGATCTCACCACCGCCGCCGCCGAACATCTGGCTCACCTCGATGTGCTCTGCGGCGAAGCCGAAGAACTCTTCGGAACCACCTGCAAATTTGCGAGCCACGCAGTCCTCGGTCCGCTCAATGTAAACCAATGGCGAAAGTTCCAGCTCATTCACGGCGAGCATCACCTCAAGCAGATCCTCGCCATCCGCAAAGCCCACAGTCTTTCGCCCATCGAGCAACCAACTCACCAGGCATAA
- a CDS encoding alpha/beta hydrolase fold domain-containing protein, whose protein sequence is MRSHRPLAATLLALTTTLSAQQPPQTNTSVLDANGTAHITRVIPVPTTISPEAQASLRRPAGAEDQTLAERRTAIDAWQTSAGETSRKAYPVKIESLTIANVPVRNVLPLEDVHPDHVLINVHGGGFNSDSGSFTESIPIANLTHTRVVSVLYRLAPEHPFPAAVDDTIAVYRDLLKTYKPAHIALYGTSAGAILTAEVAVRLKQLNLPLPAALGIFSGMGDFSQNGDSWSMYALRGLTGSLPVAGTQPRSTEYTGTTNPKDPVLSPLYADLHGMPPTLFITSGRDILLSGTGILHRAFLRSGDDARLIVFEALPHAFWNDISLPETKEAYGYMADFFSQQLNR, encoded by the coding sequence ATGCGAAGCCATCGCCCTCTTGCCGCCACCCTCCTTGCCCTTACCACCACCCTCTCCGCCCAGCAGCCCCCGCAAACCAACACCAGCGTCCTCGACGCCAACGGCACCGCCCACATCACCCGCGTCATTCCCGTCCCCACCACCATCAGCCCCGAGGCCCAAGCCTCCCTACGCCGCCCCGCCGGAGCCGAAGACCAAACCCTCGCCGAGCGCCGCACCGCCATCGACGCCTGGCAGACCAGCGCAGGCGAAACATCCCGCAAAGCCTACCCCGTCAAGATCGAATCCCTCACCATCGCCAACGTCCCCGTCCGCAACGTCCTCCCCCTCGAAGACGTACATCCCGACCACGTCCTCATCAACGTCCACGGCGGCGGCTTCAACTCCGACTCCGGCTCCTTCACCGAGTCCATCCCCATCGCCAACCTCACCCACACCCGTGTCGTCTCCGTCCTCTACCGCCTCGCCCCCGAGCACCCCTTTCCCGCCGCCGTCGACGACACCATCGCCGTCTACCGCGACCTCCTCAAGACCTACAAGCCCGCCCACATCGCCCTCTACGGCACCTCCGCCGGAGCCATCCTCACTGCCGAAGTAGCCGTCCGTCTCAAGCAGCTCAACCTCCCCCTCCCCGCCGCGCTCGGCATCTTCTCCGGCATGGGCGACTTCAGCCAGAACGGCGACTCCTGGTCCATGTACGCCCTCCGCGGCCTCACCGGCAGTCTCCCAGTCGCAGGCACCCAGCCCCGCAGCACCGAGTACACCGGCACCACCAACCCCAAAGATCCCGTCCTCTCGCCCCTCTACGCCGACCTCCACGGCATGCCTCCGACACTCTTCATCACCAGCGGCCGCGACATCCTGCTCAGCGGCACCGGCATCCTGCACCGCGCCTTCCTCCGCAGCGGAGACGACGCCCGCCTCATCGTCTTCGAAGCCCTCCCTCACGCCTTCTGGAACGACATCAGCCTCCCCGAGACCAAAGAAGCTTACGGCTACATGGCCGACTTCTTCTCCCAGCAGCTGAACCGCTAA
- a CDS encoding YebC/PmpR family DNA-binding transcriptional regulator yields MSGHSKWATIKHKKGATDAKRGKIFTRLIKEITIAAKSGGGDPDGNPRLRGAIAAAKAENMPADNIKRAIQRGTGELEGVSYEEITYEGYGPGGVALIVDVLTDNKNRAVSEIRHAFSKNGGNLGESNSVSWMFTKKGVITIAKSAASEDKLTEIVLDAGGEDLSDEGENWEVLCDPKDFEAVTEALKAAKITPEHAEVTKIASTYTKLEGTQANAMIRLLETIEDLDDTQNVYSNFDFDEAAVANASH; encoded by the coding sequence ATGTCCGGCCACTCAAAATGGGCGACAATTAAGCACAAAAAGGGCGCCACAGACGCCAAACGCGGCAAGATCTTCACCCGCCTCATCAAGGAAATCACCATCGCCGCCAAGTCCGGCGGGGGCGACCCCGACGGCAATCCCCGGCTCCGCGGAGCCATCGCCGCCGCCAAGGCGGAGAACATGCCCGCCGACAACATCAAGCGCGCCATCCAGCGCGGCACCGGCGAACTCGAAGGCGTCAGCTACGAGGAGATCACCTACGAAGGCTACGGCCCCGGCGGCGTCGCCCTCATCGTCGACGTCCTCACCGACAACAAAAACCGTGCCGTAAGCGAGATCCGCCACGCCTTCTCGAAGAACGGCGGCAACCTCGGCGAGTCCAACTCCGTCTCCTGGATGTTCACCAAGAAGGGCGTCATCACCATCGCCAAATCAGCCGCATCGGAAGACAAGCTCACCGAGATCGTCCTCGATGCCGGCGGCGAAGATCTCTCGGACGAAGGCGAAAACTGGGAAGTCCTCTGCGACCCCAAGGACTTCGAAGCCGTCACCGAAGCCCTCAAGGCCGCAAAGATCACCCCCGAACACGCCGAGGTCACCAAGATCGCCTCGACCTACACCAAACTCGAAGGCACGCAGGCCAACGCCATGATCCGCCTCCTCGAGACCATCGAAGACCTCGACGACACGCAAAACGTCTACTCCAACTTCGACTTCGACGAAGCTGCAGTCGCCAACGCCAGCCACTGA
- a CDS encoding tetratricopeptide repeat protein has translation MRPTPCTLSEKFPESESASQAANLKRFAVQARRRTIKRSVKTLSLLLALALAAPSNSQSYNPAAHTDPVNLTPQVRDAFEHFYDLDYEGALSRFEAVQRANPQSVIAIGNILLTLVFRELYRQDLLDTTYYAHDSFLTSKRNVPVPPPIRDRIESLTNSAVALADQQIKSNPNDANAYFARGYARGMHAAFITLVDHSYVAAARQGLASRNDSEATLRIDPDYADAKMAMGIQQFAVASLPRLVRMLVGIAGVGGNKEKGLDLLRESAAHGIVTPIESRTALSLFLRHDARYVEAIVVQKGLADQYPHDYLFRLEVANLTKDSGNGPAAIALYNAILDDAKKPGYFIEPRLHMTYFGLADTQRGQNQIADAAQNYLKAAAQPTCSDWIRRRAQLNAGEMFDLLHKRDEATKQYELASSGGGDQSQSDAAHRYLKTPYTGK, from the coding sequence ATGCGTCCAACTCCGTGTACGCTATCAGAGAAGTTTCCGGAATCAGAGTCTGCATCCCAGGCTGCCAACCTCAAACGCTTCGCCGTCCAGGCCCGGAGAAGAACCATAAAACGCAGCGTCAAAACTCTCAGCCTCCTCCTCGCCCTCGCGCTGGCTGCTCCCTCCAACTCGCAGTCTTACAACCCTGCCGCCCACACCGACCCCGTCAACCTCACCCCCCAGGTTCGCGACGCCTTCGAGCACTTCTACGACCTCGACTACGAAGGTGCTCTCTCCCGCTTCGAGGCCGTCCAGCGCGCCAACCCGCAAAGCGTCATCGCCATCGGCAACATCCTGCTCACCCTCGTCTTCCGCGAACTCTATCGTCAGGACTTGCTCGATACCACCTACTACGCCCACGACTCCTTTCTCACCTCCAAGCGCAATGTTCCCGTCCCCCCGCCCATCCGTGACCGCATCGAATCTCTCACCAACTCCGCCGTCGCCCTCGCCGACCAGCAGATCAAATCCAATCCCAACGACGCCAACGCCTACTTCGCCCGCGGATACGCCCGCGGCATGCACGCCGCCTTCATCACGCTCGTCGATCACAGCTACGTCGCCGCAGCCCGTCAGGGCCTGGCCTCGCGCAACGACAGCGAAGCCACCCTCAGGATCGACCCCGACTACGCCGACGCCAAGATGGCCATGGGCATCCAGCAGTTTGCCGTCGCCAGCCTCCCTCGCCTCGTCCGCATGCTCGTAGGCATCGCCGGCGTAGGAGGCAACAAAGAAAAAGGCCTCGACCTCCTTCGCGAGTCCGCCGCCCACGGCATCGTCACACCCATCGAGTCCCGCACCGCGCTCTCGCTCTTCCTGCGCCACGACGCCCGCTACGTCGAAGCCATCGTCGTCCAGAAGGGCCTCGCCGACCAGTATCCCCACGACTATCTCTTCCGCCTCGAGGTCGCCAACCTCACCAAAGACTCCGGCAACGGCCCCGCCGCCATCGCGCTCTACAACGCCATCCTCGACGACGCAAAGAAACCCGGCTACTTCATCGAACCCCGCCTCCACATGACCTATTTCGGCCTCGCCGACACCCAGCGCGGCCAGAACCAGATCGCCGACGCCGCCCAGAACTACCTCAAGGCCGCCGCCCAACCCACCTGCAGCGACTGGATTCGCCGGCGCGCCCAACTCAACGCCGGCGAGATGTTCGACCTCCTCCACAAACGCGACGAAGCCACCAAACAGTACGAGCTAGCCTCATCCGGAGGCGGCGACCAATCCCAATCCGACGCAGCCCACCGCTACCTGAAGACCCCCTACACCGGCAAGTAG
- the lysA gene encoding diaminopimelate decarboxylase, producing MSKKIAATPPPIEANPRPFVYRDRLLHCDGADLTTLAAEHGTPLYVYSARHISHRLQLFKDAFAAHPHTICYAIKANSSLAILRLLAKQGAGFDIVSGGELERVRKAHKPALKKVVFSGVGKQTWEIDAALDADILLFNVESEAELHLLAARAEARSKVARFALRVNPDVFAETHPYISTGLSEHKFGIDIKAARSIYRSAKKMKWLDPAGVSVHIGSQIRKVDPFAAALTRVTSLIADLRRDGHNIRYIDAGGGLGIDYGTTAFDPAKQVAKYAAALTKGLGTESAHLLLEPGRFIIAQAGALLTRVLYVKKNGTKTFVITDAGMNDLIRPALYHAHHEIIPIKEPAKQPAGKQPLPETGENKVDVVGPVCESGDFFARDRVLPPVKPNDLLLLLDAGAYGMSQTSNYNSRPRPAELLIDGATTKLIRRRETMRDLLAPELL from the coding sequence TTGTCAAAAAAGATCGCCGCCACTCCGCCTCCAATCGAGGCCAATCCACGCCCCTTCGTCTACCGCGACCGCCTCCTCCATTGCGACGGAGCCGACCTCACCACGCTCGCCGCCGAACACGGCACACCGCTCTACGTCTACTCCGCCCGGCACATCTCCCACCGCCTCCAGCTCTTCAAAGACGCTTTCGCTGCCCACCCCCACACCATCTGCTACGCCATCAAAGCCAACTCCTCCCTCGCCATCCTGCGCCTCCTCGCAAAGCAGGGAGCAGGCTTCGACATCGTCTCCGGCGGCGAACTCGAGCGCGTCCGCAAAGCTCACAAGCCCGCCCTCAAAAAAGTAGTCTTCTCCGGCGTAGGCAAGCAAACATGGGAGATCGACGCCGCCCTCGACGCCGACATCCTCCTCTTCAACGTAGAGTCCGAAGCCGAACTCCATCTCCTCGCCGCACGCGCAGAAGCCCGCAGCAAAGTCGCCCGCTTCGCCCTCCGCGTCAACCCCGACGTCTTCGCCGAAACCCATCCCTACATCTCCACCGGCCTCAGCGAGCACAAGTTCGGCATCGACATCAAAGCCGCCCGCTCCATCTATCGCAGCGCAAAAAAAATGAAGTGGCTAGATCCCGCCGGCGTCTCCGTCCACATCGGCTCGCAGATCCGCAAAGTGGATCCCTTTGCCGCAGCCCTCACCCGCGTCACCAGCCTCATCGCCGACCTGCGCCGCGACGGCCACAACATCCGCTACATCGATGCAGGTGGCGGTCTAGGCATCGACTACGGCACGACAGCATTTGACCCCGCGAAACAAGTAGCCAAATACGCTGCCGCTCTCACCAAAGGTCTCGGCACAGAATCCGCCCATCTCCTCCTCGAGCCCGGCCGCTTCATCATCGCGCAGGCCGGCGCGCTTCTCACCCGCGTCCTCTACGTCAAAAAGAACGGCACAAAAACCTTCGTGATCACCGACGCCGGCATGAACGACCTCATCCGCCCCGCGCTCTACCACGCCCACCACGAGATCATCCCCATCAAAGAGCCAGCCAAACAACCAGCAGGGAAGCAGCCCCTCCCGGAGACCGGCGAGAACAAAGTAGACGTGGTAGGCCCCGTCTGCGAGTCCGGAGACTTCTTCGCCCGCGACCGCGTCCTGCCCCCAGTCAAACCGAACGACCTGCTCCTCCTCCTCGACGCCGGAGCCTACGGTATGTCCCAGACCTCGAACTACAACTCCCGCCCCCGCCCAGCCGAACTCCTCATCGACGGCGCCACCACGAAATTAATCCGCCGCCGCGAAACCATGCGAGACCTCCTCGCCCCCGAACTCCTCTAG
- a CDS encoding YybH family protein, with protein sequence MATAAMQNVSKDHADVLAVIDQLSKTNHDKDAAGFAALFAEDASDYNLAPPLSHRGIDRREKQAWFDSWDGPVEVEARDFEVTVSGDVAFGHGFMHMNATSKAGARLVSFWMRSTLHLKREAGQWRITHSHTSVPFYMDGSLRPAFDLQP encoded by the coding sequence ATGGCGACAGCAGCAATGCAGAATGTTTCGAAGGATCATGCCGACGTTCTGGCGGTGATCGATCAACTCAGTAAGACGAATCATGACAAAGATGCTGCCGGATTTGCGGCGTTGTTCGCGGAGGATGCGTCCGACTACAATCTGGCTCCGCCGCTCTCTCATCGTGGAATCGATCGACGCGAGAAGCAGGCGTGGTTTGATTCCTGGGATGGACCGGTGGAAGTGGAAGCGCGTGATTTTGAGGTGACGGTCAGTGGCGACGTTGCGTTCGGTCATGGCTTTATGCACATGAACGCCACCTCGAAGGCGGGGGCGCGACTGGTCAGCTTCTGGATGCGCTCCACTCTTCATCTGAAGAGGGAGGCTGGTCAGTGGAGGATCACACATTCACACACGTCGGTGCCGTTTTACATGGATGGCAGTCTGCGGCCGGCGTTTGATCTGCAGCCGTAA
- a CDS encoding tetratricopeptide repeat protein yields the protein MATGPKIRALLAAFFLSVACHAQTTPAQNPPPPCPAPGQNTSQPAAPCSPPPSAKKPSVAEQFPFPGSPAKPSTSATPPPESPSSTTTPSSAAEQHPFPTAPAPRLPGDDSSSSSSSDSSTPDPDAVPDTDLPKPGTEGSSVHRKLPKVKRVQTDDERVDEDLKVAKFYMRDDNLPGAYLRAQDAVKIQPDYSAAHYALAEIAQKMKKKDEAIAEFQTYLKLDPDGENAKQAHKALDQLK from the coding sequence ATGGCAACCGGTCCGAAAATTCGCGCATTGCTCGCTGCGTTCTTCCTCTCCGTAGCTTGCCACGCACAGACCACGCCTGCGCAAAATCCACCCCCGCCATGCCCAGCCCCAGGCCAGAACACATCCCAACCCGCCGCGCCATGCTCCCCGCCTCCATCGGCAAAGAAGCCCTCAGTCGCCGAGCAGTTCCCCTTTCCCGGCAGCCCCGCGAAGCCGTCCACCTCTGCAACACCCCCGCCCGAATCCCCCAGCTCCACCACAACACCTTCCTCCGCTGCAGAGCAGCATCCCTTCCCCACAGCCCCCGCCCCCAGGCTTCCAGGCGACGACTCCAGCAGTAGCAGCAGCTCCGACTCCAGCACCCCAGACCCAGACGCCGTTCCCGACACAGACTTGCCGAAGCCAGGCACCGAAGGCAGCTCCGTCCACCGCAAGCTCCCCAAGGTCAAACGCGTTCAGACCGACGACGAGCGCGTCGACGAAGACCTCAAGGTCGCAAAGTTCTACATGCGCGACGACAACCTTCCCGGCGCCTATCTTCGCGCCCAGGACGCCGTCAAAATCCAGCCCGACTACTCAGCCGCTCACTACGCCCTCGCCGAGATCGCGCAAAAGATGAAGAAGAAAGACGAAGCCATCGCCGAGTTCCAGACTTACCTGAAGCTCGATCCCGATGGCGAAAACGCGAAACAAGCCCATAAGGCGTTGGATCAACTAAAGTAG
- a CDS encoding SRPBCC family protein, producing MITETLAAPVVSRELVVKRTIKAPREKVYKAWTDPEMMNRWFAPAPITTPVAELDVRPGGSMRVVMRGPDGAEYPCSGVYLEVVDNERLVYTDAYTNAWEPSESPFMTVILTFEDAGGGTDYTARVRHWTVADLKKHEQMGFHEGWDKCADQLKALCES from the coding sequence ATGATCACCGAAACGTTAGCTGCGCCTGTTGTCAGTCGCGAGCTTGTGGTGAAGCGCACGATCAAGGCGCCGCGCGAGAAGGTATACAAGGCGTGGACCGATCCGGAGATGATGAACCGATGGTTTGCGCCGGCGCCGATTACGACTCCAGTTGCGGAGCTGGATGTGCGGCCGGGTGGCTCGATGCGAGTGGTGATGCGCGGTCCGGATGGAGCGGAGTATCCGTGCAGCGGGGTTTATCTGGAGGTCGTCGACAACGAGCGGTTGGTCTATACCGACGCCTATACGAACGCGTGGGAGCCGTCGGAGAGTCCATTCATGACCGTGATTTTGACCTTCGAGGACGCTGGAGGAGGTACGGATTACACGGCTCGGGTAAGGCACTGGACCGTTGCGGATCTGAAAAAGCATGAACAGATGGGCTTCCATGAAGGCTGGGATAAGTGCGCGGACCAGCTCAAGGCTTTGTGCGAAAGCTAA
- a CDS encoding acyloxyacyl hydrolase — MIKQLARLGATALWTALLLAAARPSSGQAIVSNENNPFLDPKGHQPLEIGAIVQGGFGLTENRNDFKFIMAGVHAGKVLTGNMGHGPLRGNFEYAVEAFPFWQSYTPKFERPFCTNPPGTPAQCTPFYTVGGTYTGASVTPIILRWNVVGTKKFSFWGQAAGGLLWTNHKYPAFGGPPYNSQNDGKYADASVFNFTPQGGVGLHYFLRPRRSIDFSANGVHISSASLGDRNPGVNASVQFSLGYTWWK, encoded by the coding sequence GTGATCAAGCAACTCGCACGCCTTGGAGCGACCGCCCTCTGGACCGCCCTCCTGCTCGCCGCCGCTCGACCCTCCTCCGGCCAGGCAATCGTCAGCAACGAGAACAATCCCTTCCTCGATCCCAAAGGCCACCAGCCCCTCGAGATCGGAGCCATCGTGCAAGGCGGCTTCGGCCTCACCGAAAATCGCAACGACTTCAAGTTCATCATGGCTGGAGTCCACGCCGGCAAAGTCCTCACCGGCAACATGGGCCACGGCCCCCTGCGCGGCAACTTCGAGTACGCCGTCGAGGCCTTCCCCTTCTGGCAGTCCTACACGCCCAAGTTCGAGCGCCCCTTCTGCACCAACCCGCCCGGCACCCCGGCACAGTGCACGCCCTTCTACACCGTAGGCGGCACCTACACCGGAGCCTCCGTCACCCCGATCATCCTCCGCTGGAACGTCGTCGGCACAAAGAAGTTCTCCTTCTGGGGACAAGCCGCAGGCGGTCTCCTCTGGACCAACCACAAGTACCCAGCCTTCGGCGGACCACCCTACAACTCCCAGAACGACGGCAAATACGCCGATGCCAGCGTCTTCAACTTCACCCCCCAGGGCGGCGTCGGCCTCCACTACTTCCTCCGCCCCCGCCGCTCCATCGACTTCAGCGCCAACGGTGTCCACATCTCCAGCGCCTCCCTCGGAGACCGCAACCCCGGCGTCAACGCCAGCGTCCAGTTCTCCCTCGGCTACACCTGGTGGAAGTAA
- a CDS encoding SET domain-containing protein, with translation MVDGLIIRSSSIHAAGCYTTRAIKRGKRVCEYDGPRFTKDEADDRYQDRDITYLFSCGENGLVIDGFGTAMFINHSCDPNCESENVDGRVFVVAIRDIAAGEELTYEYNLYDSDDDEQNCYCGATKCRGTMFSEAEVKRRARKARALAKAGR, from the coding sequence ATGGTTGATGGGCTGATTATTCGTTCTTCGTCGATTCATGCAGCGGGCTGCTATACCACTCGGGCGATAAAAAGGGGGAAGCGGGTCTGCGAGTATGACGGGCCGCGGTTTACCAAAGACGAGGCGGACGATAGATACCAGGACCGGGATATCACCTACCTGTTCAGCTGTGGGGAGAATGGATTGGTGATCGACGGATTTGGGACGGCTATGTTTATCAATCACTCGTGCGATCCGAACTGCGAGTCGGAGAATGTCGATGGCAGGGTGTTTGTTGTTGCGATTCGGGATATCGCTGCCGGGGAGGAGCTGACCTATGAGTACAACCTCTACGACAGTGACGATGACGAGCAAAACTGCTACTGCGGAGCGACGAAGTGCCGGGGGACGATGTTCAGCGAGGCTGAGGTGAAGCGGCGGGCGCGGAAGGCTCGGGCTTTGGCTAAGGCTGGGCGTTAG
- a CDS encoding acyl carrier protein — translation MGLDAVEIVLRTEELFVITIGDDEAAAVRTVGDFYNLICSKMNVAPLQSPVTSAELPRITHKEKSSCSFPRTRRCQPRRKFCLGHPKVYGTLSSPSLSINKA, via the coding sequence ATGGGACTTGACGCAGTAGAGATCGTCCTGCGCACAGAAGAACTCTTCGTCATCACCATCGGAGACGACGAAGCAGCTGCCGTCCGCACTGTCGGAGACTTCTACAACCTGATCTGTTCGAAGATGAATGTGGCTCCGCTCCAATCCCCCGTCACCTCCGCAGAGCTTCCCAGGATCACGCACAAGGAAAAAAGTTCTTGTTCCTTTCCACGCACACGCCGCTGCCAGCCCCGCCGGAAGTTCTGCCTTGGTCACCCCAAAGTGTATGGAACGCTCTCGTCGCCGTCTTTGTCGATCAACAAGGCCTGA